A stretch of Streptobacillus canis DNA encodes these proteins:
- a CDS encoding nucleotide pyrophosphohydrolase produces the protein MEKLKKRLQKFVNERDWNKFHTPENLAKSIMIEGAELLENFQWGEVSYNSENVEEEIADIMIYCIHLTNTLGLDPIEIINKKMDKNDKRFKKVIEGENN, from the coding sequence TTGGAAAAATTAAAAAAAAGATTACAAAAGTTTGTAAATGAAAGAGATTGGAATAAATTTCATACACCAGAAAATTTAGCTAAATCTATAATGATTGAAGGTGCTGAATTATTAGAAAATTTTCAATGGGGAGAAGTTTCATATAATAGTGAAAATGTAGAAGAAGAAATAGCGGATATAATGATTTATTGCATACATCTAACAAATACATTAGGTTTAGATCCTATTGAAATAATAAATAAAAAAATGGATAAAAATGATAAAAGATTTAAAAAGGTGATAGAGGGTGAAAATAACTAA
- a CDS encoding segregation and condensation protein A, giving the protein MTNIDLLVKTENFEGPLDLFLHLIDNKKIDISKILISEIIDEYLNIIKNETDQNLKIKIEFLAMATELLEIKAYSILNVDKKIEKEQDLEKRILEYKIIKEIAEEFSKREIEYNVPYVVKGEKTKDQENIFYSIEELTLKNLNQIFNELINKVEIKEKIKINVVDTFTTTDALFEIEKEFNKNKEINFSTLMKGNFSKGRIVSFFLAVLDLFKEGNIEITLLDNDFIIRKGSHV; this is encoded by the coding sequence ATGACAAATATTGATTTACTTGTAAAAACAGAAAATTTTGAAGGTCCATTAGATTTATTTTTACATTTAATTGATAATAAAAAAATTGATATATCTAAGATATTAATTTCTGAGATTATCGATGAATATTTGAATATAATAAAAAATGAAACGGACCAAAATTTGAAAATAAAAATTGAATTTTTAGCAATGGCTACTGAATTATTGGAAATTAAAGCATATTCAATACTAAATGTAGACAAGAAAATCGAAAAAGAACAAGATCTTGAAAAAAGAATCTTAGAATATAAAATTATTAAAGAAATTGCAGAAGAATTTTCTAAAAGAGAAATTGAATATAATGTTCCTTATGTTGTTAAAGGAGAGAAGACTAAAGATCAAGAAAATATTTTCTATTCAATAGAAGAATTAACACTAAAAAATTTAAATCAAATATTTAATGAATTGATAAATAAAGTAGAAATAAAAGAAAAAATTAAAATTAATGTAGTAGATACTTTTACAACTACAGATGCATTATTCGAAATAGAGAAAGAATTTAATAAAAATAAGGAAATAAATTTTTCGACATTAATGAAAGGCAACTTTTCTAAAGGAAGAATAGTTAGCTTTTTTTTAGCGGTTTTAGATTTATTTAAAGAAGGAAATATAGAGATTACTTTATTAGATAATGACTTTATTATCAGAAAGGGATCACATGTTTAA
- a CDS encoding ABC transporter permease/substrate-binding protein, whose protein sequence is MGNLFNTLIERKSELLIALYEHLEISLIALFFAILVGVSLALLISKYNKITTVLLQITGIFQTIPSLAILGLLIPIFGIGKLPAILTLILYAVFPILQNTITGLNEIDNSIKEAAEAFGMTKWEKIRKFELALAMPVIISGIRTSTVMIIGTATLAALIGAGGLGSFILLGIDRNNSDLIIIGAISSAILAILFNSGIAFLEKFSFKKVLLIFALIFSSFFISISPKMMMDNKTIVVAGKLGVEPEIIINIYKELIEHYTDIKVELKPNFGKTTFLHKALISGDIDIYPEYSGTILFSLVFTDKISNDSIEVYKIAKELIYKQDKLVYLPTMDFQNTYALAMKMEDAKKYNIEKISDLKNIENKIKTGFTLEFNDREDGNKGLKRLYNLNLEVITVEPSLRYKAIKNNEIQLIDAYSTDSEIKEYGLVLLKDNLRLFPPYQVGPLVREEVLAKYPEIQNVLENLNGILTTEEMIEMNYNVRVNNKMPNEVAKEFLKLKGLI, encoded by the coding sequence ATGGGTAATTTATTTAATACATTAATAGAGAGAAAAAGTGAATTATTAATAGCGCTTTATGAACATTTGGAAATATCGCTAATAGCCTTATTCTTTGCAATTTTGGTAGGTGTTTCCTTAGCGTTATTAATTTCAAAATATAATAAAATAACAACTGTTTTATTACAAATTACAGGAATATTTCAAACAATACCATCTTTAGCCATTTTAGGATTATTAATTCCTATATTTGGTATAGGGAAATTACCTGCGATATTAACTTTAATACTTTATGCTGTTTTTCCAATATTACAAAATACAATTACTGGATTAAATGAAATTGATAATTCTATAAAAGAAGCAGCAGAAGCATTTGGGATGACTAAGTGGGAAAAAATTAGAAAATTTGAATTAGCACTTGCTATGCCTGTAATTATTTCAGGTATAAGAACTTCAACAGTAATGATTATTGGTACAGCTACACTTGCTGCATTAATTGGTGCTGGAGGTTTAGGATCATTTATTCTGCTAGGTATAGATAGAAATAATAGTGATTTAATAATAATTGGAGCGATTTCTTCAGCAATTTTAGCAATATTATTTAATTCCGGTATAGCATTTTTAGAAAAATTTAGTTTTAAGAAAGTATTACTAATATTTGCGTTAATATTTAGCTCTTTTTTTATTTCAATTAGTCCTAAAATGATGATGGATAATAAAACTATAGTAGTTGCGGGTAAATTAGGGGTAGAACCTGAAATAATAATAAATATATATAAAGAGTTGATAGAACATTATACAGATATAAAAGTTGAATTAAAACCAAATTTTGGTAAAACCACTTTTTTACACAAAGCATTAATTTCAGGAGATATAGATATATATCCTGAATATAGTGGTACAATATTATTTTCATTAGTATTTACTGATAAAATTAGTAATGATTCTATTGAAGTATATAAAATTGCAAAAGAGTTAATATATAAACAAGATAAATTAGTATATCTACCAACTATGGATTTTCAAAATACATATGCTTTAGCAATGAAAATGGAAGATGCTAAAAAATATAATATTGAAAAAATTTCAGATTTAAAGAATATAGAAAATAAAATAAAAACAGGTTTTACTTTAGAGTTTAATGACAGAGAAGATGGAAATAAAGGGTTAAAAAGACTATATAATTTAAATCTTGAAGTTATTACTGTAGAACCTTCACTGAGATATAAAGCTATTAAGAATAATGAAATTCAACTTATTGATGCATATTCAACAGATAGTGAAATAAAAGAATATGGATTAGTACTTTTAAAAGATAATTTAAGATTATTTCCTCCATATCAAGTAGGACCACTTGTAAGAGAAGAAGTATTAGCAAAGTATCCAGAAATTCAAAATGTATTAGAAAATTTAAATGGTATACTGACTACAGAAGAAATGATTGAAATGAATTACAATGTTAGAGTCAATAATAAAATGCCTAATGAAGTAGCAAAAGAATTTTTAAAATTAAAGGGATTGATATAA
- the murJ gene encoding murein biosynthesis integral membrane protein MurJ, whose product MFKSSLIVMIINMVSRILGLVREVVIAAYFGASGQTDAYFASTRLANFFTTLLGEGSLGTAFIPIYDEIREDKGVDRANDFVFNLTNLLISVSFTISLLTALFSDFTLKYILRFKDPEMLGTASILLKIMAFYLLFISISGLISSLLNNYGKFYISTLVGVVFNLTIIFGTILTKNKLGIYGLGISFLLSGLFQVLIQLPSFLKILKKYKFTFNYKDEYVKRFVLLMFPTLIGIFGYQINELVDTAFAGSLKLGTISAINYASRLYLLPIGVFAISLSVVVFPNLSKAVVKKDNILFKTTIERGMNLLVILIIPSSLGLIYYSKEIITLLFMRGKFGVESVILTSEILEIYALGLLFFSTIHLLTRAHYANKDRKLPVISSLIAIAINIILDFLLYKKFTHRGLTFATAFSAFVNYCILLISLKTRYSNISLLKYAKFIVIALVDSIICIFVIENLVNIQNPNIEIIIKLLVFIILYFAILSIKYIRDKKEILDR is encoded by the coding sequence ATGTTTAAATCAAGTTTAATTGTTATGATAATAAATATGGTTAGTAGAATACTTGGTCTAGTGAGAGAGGTTGTAATTGCTGCATATTTTGGTGCAAGTGGACAAACAGATGCTTATTTTGCTTCAACTAGATTAGCTAATTTTTTTACAACATTATTAGGTGAGGGTTCACTAGGAACAGCATTTATTCCAATTTATGATGAGATTAGGGAAGATAAAGGAGTAGATAGAGCAAATGATTTTGTATTTAATCTTACAAATTTATTAATTTCAGTTTCCTTTACAATTTCTTTATTAACAGCCTTATTTTCGGATTTTACACTTAAATATATTTTAAGATTTAAAGATCCAGAAATGCTAGGAACGGCATCAATATTATTAAAAATAATGGCTTTTTATTTGTTATTTATTTCAATATCAGGATTAATTTCATCATTATTAAATAACTACGGTAAATTTTATATTTCAACTTTAGTTGGTGTTGTATTTAATTTAACTATTATTTTTGGAACAATACTTACAAAAAATAAGCTTGGAATATATGGGCTTGGAATATCATTCTTATTATCAGGTTTATTTCAAGTTCTAATACAATTACCTTCATTTTTAAAGATATTAAAAAAATATAAATTTACGTTCAATTACAAAGATGAATACGTTAAAAGATTTGTTTTATTAATGTTCCCAACATTAATTGGAATATTTGGTTATCAAATAAATGAACTAGTTGATACAGCATTTGCAGGTAGTTTAAAATTAGGAACGATAAGTGCAATAAATTATGCATCAAGACTTTATTTATTACCTATAGGAGTGTTTGCTATTTCTTTATCAGTCGTAGTATTTCCAAACCTTTCAAAAGCAGTAGTTAAAAAAGATAATATATTATTTAAAACAACAATTGAAAGAGGAATGAATCTACTTGTAATTTTAATTATTCCATCAAGTTTGGGATTGATTTATTATTCAAAAGAAATAATAACATTATTATTTATGAGGGGTAAATTTGGAGTAGAAAGTGTAATTTTAACATCAGAAATATTAGAAATATATGCGCTAGGTTTATTATTTTTCTCAACAATTCATCTTTTAACCAGAGCACATTATGCTAATAAAGATAGAAAATTACCTGTAATTTCATCATTAATAGCGATAGCAATAAATATTATTTTAGACTTCTTATTATATAAAAAATTTACACATAGAGGTCTTACATTTGCAACTGCATTTTCTGCCTTTGTAAATTATTGTATATTATTAATATCTCTTAAAACAAGATATTCAAATATTAGTTTGCTAAAGTATGCCAAATTTATTGTTATTGCATTAGTTGATTCAATAATATGTATATTTGTGATTGAAAATTTAGTAAATATACAAAATCCAAATATTGAGATAATTATTAAGTTATTAGTATTTATAATTTTATATTTTGCTATTTTATCTATAAAATATATTAGGGATAAAAAAGAAATATTAGATAGATAA
- a CDS encoding nicotinate phosphoribosyltransferase — protein MENLILMTDSYKASHFLQYPENTTYIHDYIESRGGLYGYTKFFGLQYYLKKYLTKRATMEMVDEAEEILTMHGLPFNREGWEYIVKELDGKLPLRIRALPEGAIIKNHNVLVTVESTDSKVPWVVSWFETLLLKVWYPITVATYSYKIKQIILYYLNQTSDNVDSEIDFKLHDFGYRGVSSEESAGLGGLAHLTNFKGTDTLKSLIFGRKYYNADMAGYSIPASEHSTMTSWTRNHEKDAYKNMIKKFPTGLVSIVSDSYNYYNAIENIFSKELKEDILSRDGLVVLRPDSGDPITNILFTLKIVEEKFGVTINSKGYKVLNNIRIIQGDGIYEDNVWDILKSVKDNGYSAENIAFGCGGSLLQGNKQSSINRDTHKFAMKCSCVKINDKLVDVYKDPITDKGKVSKKGRLDLIQKENGEIQTIKISHLDENNYHPNSILNLVYENGEILKEYTLEEVRNNANLFFTPDHLNSRI, from the coding sequence ATGGAAAATTTAATCTTAATGACAGATTCATATAAAGCATCACATTTTTTACAATATCCAGAAAACACTACATATATTCATGACTATATTGAAAGTCGTGGCGGATTATATGGATATACAAAATTCTTTGGATTACAATATTATTTGAAAAAATATTTAACAAAAAGAGCTACAATGGAAATGGTTGATGAAGCTGAAGAAATATTAACTATGCACGGATTACCCTTTAATAGAGAAGGTTGGGAATACATTGTTAAAGAACTTGATGGTAAACTACCTTTAAGAATAAGAGCTTTACCTGAAGGTGCAATAATCAAAAATCACAATGTTCTTGTTACTGTTGAATCTACAGACAGTAAAGTTCCTTGGGTAGTAAGTTGGTTTGAAACTTTACTTTTAAAAGTATGGTACCCTATTACAGTTGCAACATATTCTTACAAAATTAAACAAATTATTTTATACTACTTAAATCAAACTTCAGATAATGTAGATAGTGAAATTGATTTTAAACTTCATGATTTTGGATATAGAGGCGTTTCAAGCGAAGAAAGTGCTGGTCTTGGAGGTTTAGCTCATCTAACAAACTTCAAAGGTACTGATACACTAAAATCACTAATTTTTGGTAGAAAATATTATAATGCAGATATGGCTGGTTATTCTATCCCTGCATCAGAACATAGTACAATGACTTCTTGGACAAGAAATCATGAAAAAGATGCATATAAAAATATGATAAAAAAATTCCCTACAGGACTTGTTTCTATTGTTAGTGATAGTTATAATTACTATAACGCAATTGAAAATATCTTCTCTAAAGAACTTAAAGAAGATATACTTAGTAGAGATGGTCTAGTTGTTTTAAGACCAGATAGTGGAGACCCTATTACAAATATTTTATTTACTTTAAAAATTGTAGAAGAAAAGTTTGGTGTTACAATTAATTCTAAAGGTTATAAAGTATTAAATAACATTAGAATTATTCAAGGAGATGGAATTTACGAAGATAATGTGTGGGATATCTTAAAATCTGTAAAAGATAATGGGTACTCAGCAGAAAACATAGCTTTTGGTTGTGGTGGCTCTTTACTTCAAGGAAATAAACAATCAAGTATTAATAGAGATACGCATAAATTTGCAATGAAATGTAGTTGTGTAAAAATTAACGATAAATTAGTAGATGTTTATAAAGATCCAATTACTGATAAAGGTAAAGTAAGTAAAAAAGGTAGACTTGATTTAATACAAAAAGAAAATGGTGAAATACAAACTATAAAAATTTCACATTTAGATGAAAATAATTATCATCCAAACTCTATTTTAAATCTTGTTTATGAAAACGGTGAAATTTTAAAAGAATATACCCTAGAAGAAGTTAGAAATAATGCTAATCTATTTTTTACACCGGATCATTTAAATTCTAGAATATAA
- a CDS encoding ABC transporter ATP-binding protein, translating to MIEITNLTKSYGEKKVLADLNLTIHCDEFFVIVGTSGSGKTTTLKMLNRLIEPTEGEILFNGKNIKDFDLRSLRLEMGYVLQKIALFPNLTVRENIELIPEMKGWSKQKRLEKCKILLEKVGLNPDTYLNRFPKELSGGEQQRVGILRAIITEPKILLMDEPFSALDPISRRELQKLIKELHDELKINIIFVTHDMQEAMFLADRIAIMSKGKLIQVDTPNNIKEKPANKFVEEFFKSVEGDCHG from the coding sequence ATGATAGAAATAACAAATCTTACCAAATCATATGGTGAAAAGAAAGTATTAGCAGACTTAAATTTAACAATTCATTGTGATGAATTTTTTGTAATAGTTGGAACTTCAGGTAGTGGTAAGACTACAACTTTAAAAATGTTAAATAGATTAATTGAACCTACAGAAGGTGAAATTCTATTTAATGGTAAAAATATTAAAGATTTTGATTTAAGAAGTTTAAGATTAGAAATGGGATATGTTTTACAAAAGATAGCTTTGTTTCCAAATTTAACAGTTAGAGAAAATATTGAATTAATCCCTGAAATGAAGGGGTGGAGTAAACAAAAAAGATTAGAAAAGTGTAAAATTCTCTTAGAAAAAGTTGGTTTAAATCCTGATACATATTTGAATAGATTTCCAAAAGAGTTATCTGGTGGAGAGCAACAGAGAGTAGGGATATTAAGAGCAATTATAACAGAACCTAAAATATTATTGATGGATGAACCTTTTAGTGCTTTAGATCCTATTTCAAGAAGAGAACTACAAAAACTAATTAAAGAATTACATGATGAGTTAAAAATTAACATTATTTTTGTAACACATGATATGCAAGAAGCAATGTTTTTAGCAGATCGAATTGCAATAATGTCTAAAGGAAAATTAATACAAGTAGATACACCAAATAATATTAAAGAAAAACCTGCAAATAAATTTGTAGAAGAATTTTTTAAAAGTGTAGAAGGTGACTGCCATGGGTAA